The Streptomyces sp. NBC_01275 genome has a segment encoding these proteins:
- the hemA gene encoding 5-aminolevulinate synthase: MNVHLASYLSGETADDLAESKRDFLEIGRISGNYPMATARRDGVDSEVSVWCSNDYLGMGQNRQVIAAVQAAIDTHGVGSGGSRNIGGTNHHHVLLENELADLHGKEAALLFTSGYTANEGSLTVLAGLPKDTVVFSDAKNHASIIDGLRHSGAKKHVFRHNDVAHLEELIAAAPADCPKLIVVETVYSMSGNVAPLAEIADIADKYGATTFIDEVHAVGMYGPQGAGIAAREGIADRFTVVMGTLAKGYGTVGGYIAGPAALVDAVRTYARSFVFTTSLPPAVAAGALASVQYLRSSDVERKLLSENARLLHSLLIAADIPFISTDSHIVAAFVGDDDMCKRASQLMFERHGIYAQSINAPSVPAGEEILRIAPSAVHDQNDVEEFAHALHGIWKELNIPTASARDWITSGLRGGGALTAAKDGLPPQ, encoded by the coding sequence ATGAACGTTCACCTGGCATCATACCTGAGTGGGGAAACCGCTGACGATCTCGCTGAAAGCAAGCGCGATTTCCTGGAGATCGGCCGTATTTCCGGTAATTACCCCATGGCCACTGCGCGGCGCGATGGGGTGGATTCGGAAGTAAGTGTCTGGTGCAGCAACGACTATCTGGGAATGGGTCAGAATCGCCAGGTCATCGCTGCCGTGCAAGCCGCGATAGATACCCATGGCGTAGGCTCCGGAGGTTCCCGGAATATCGGTGGAACCAACCATCATCACGTCCTTCTCGAAAATGAGCTGGCGGATCTGCACGGCAAGGAAGCCGCTCTCCTTTTCACATCGGGATACACGGCCAACGAGGGATCTCTCACCGTGCTGGCGGGGCTGCCGAAAGATACCGTCGTATTTTCCGATGCGAAGAACCACGCCTCGATCATCGACGGTCTCCGGCACAGCGGTGCGAAGAAGCACGTCTTCAGGCATAACGACGTCGCCCACCTGGAAGAATTGATCGCGGCCGCTCCCGCCGACTGCCCGAAGCTTATCGTCGTGGAAACGGTCTATTCCATGTCGGGCAATGTTGCGCCGCTCGCCGAGATTGCCGACATTGCGGACAAATACGGTGCCACGACCTTCATCGACGAGGTCCACGCGGTCGGCATGTACGGCCCGCAGGGCGCCGGCATCGCCGCGCGGGAAGGCATAGCCGATCGGTTCACGGTCGTGATGGGTACCTTGGCAAAGGGTTACGGAACGGTCGGCGGCTACATTGCGGGACCGGCGGCCCTCGTGGACGCGGTGCGGACCTACGCGCGCTCGTTCGTCTTCACCACCTCGCTGCCGCCGGCGGTCGCGGCCGGTGCGCTGGCGTCGGTTCAGTACCTGCGGTCCTCCGATGTCGAGCGAAAGCTCCTCTCGGAGAATGCGCGGCTTCTGCACAGTCTTCTGATCGCGGCCGATATCCCGTTCATTTCGACGGACTCCCATATCGTTGCGGCCTTCGTCGGTGATGACGATATGTGCAAGCGGGCGTCCCAGCTGATGTTCGAGCGGCACGGGATCTACGCCCAGTCCATCAATGCCCCCAGTGTGCCCGCGGGCGAGGAGATCCTGCGCATCGCTCCGTCTGCCGTGCACGATCAGAACGATGTCGAGGAATTCGCCCACGCCCTTCATGGAATCTGGAAGGAATTGAACATCCCGACCGCGAGTGCCCGGGACTGGATCACGTCCGGGCTCCGTGGCGGCGGCGCTCTCACCGCCGCGAAAGACGGACTGCCGCCGCAGTGA
- a CDS encoding class I adenylate-forming enzyme family protein has product MSLPQHWWSASQSYVSEILSLFAAAPDRDVVHWRGEAFSGSDLIRSVTETFLALRNRGVGKGDVVAILVAPNSPEMLTVRYATHLLGGAVCYVRTTNPGTRTTVLPLDHQIQILRETEAVTVYADAESSERATELADGSGIPVTRRQHGERNEVGRVDFADTPDAVSWEPDALAFIGFTSGSTGRPKGIRLAGRAWEATMRAWMEVGREYDCASILVSTPLSHGVAAMADAVFALSGALYLHESFDAEKFVDTVSVEKEVSWTFMATNHVFQLIDHLLERGIRDSDAVESAGLSSLKRIVYGGSPAAPARIAQAFRLFGPVLAQGYATSESGRITILTPPEHGDPDLAATVGQPFPEVEVVVCNSDSGAQLAAGEIGEVRVRSPQMMDGYNGDPELTARVLRDGWYFTGDIGSLDERGYLTLLGRVAHVIKVGGVKVHPIVLEAEILSHPGVRHAAVYGVRDEDGSEHIHAAIECDPAEVVEVEDIRARIAEALSQIHVPEKIHILSTLPMNSNGKPDKVLLKSQYS; this is encoded by the coding sequence ATGAGCCTGCCCCAGCATTGGTGGAGTGCAAGTCAAAGTTATGTCTCGGAGATCCTCTCGCTGTTCGCAGCCGCGCCCGATCGAGATGTCGTTCATTGGCGAGGCGAAGCCTTCTCCGGTAGTGACCTGATTCGGTCCGTGACTGAGACGTTTCTTGCGCTGCGCAACCGCGGAGTGGGCAAGGGGGATGTAGTAGCGATTCTGGTCGCACCCAACAGCCCTGAGATGCTCACCGTGCGGTACGCGACACATCTGCTCGGCGGTGCCGTGTGCTATGTGCGAACCACTAATCCTGGTACCAGGACAACGGTCCTTCCGTTGGATCACCAGATCCAAATCTTGCGCGAGACCGAAGCCGTGACCGTCTATGCCGATGCCGAAAGTTCGGAGCGCGCGACAGAGCTCGCTGATGGTAGTGGGATCCCTGTAACGCGACGTCAACATGGGGAACGCAATGAGGTCGGCCGGGTCGATTTTGCCGATACCCCGGACGCCGTGTCATGGGAGCCGGATGCGCTGGCCTTCATCGGCTTCACGAGTGGCAGCACGGGACGGCCCAAAGGCATCCGGTTGGCGGGCCGCGCGTGGGAAGCCACCATGCGTGCATGGATGGAGGTTGGTCGTGAATACGACTGTGCGTCGATCCTGGTGTCGACCCCTCTGAGCCATGGCGTTGCCGCGATGGCAGACGCAGTCTTCGCCTTGAGCGGAGCGCTCTATCTCCATGAGAGCTTCGATGCCGAGAAATTCGTGGACACCGTCTCCGTGGAGAAGGAGGTCTCGTGGACGTTCATGGCGACAAATCACGTGTTCCAACTCATCGACCATCTGCTCGAGCGAGGAATCCGCGACAGTGACGCTGTGGAATCCGCGGGCCTGTCTTCGCTGAAGCGGATTGTCTACGGCGGCAGCCCCGCGGCGCCCGCTAGAATTGCACAGGCTTTTCGGCTTTTCGGCCCTGTTCTGGCGCAGGGGTATGCCACGAGTGAGAGCGGTCGGATCACGATCCTGACACCTCCCGAGCATGGCGACCCGGATCTCGCGGCCACCGTCGGGCAACCCTTCCCTGAGGTGGAGGTCGTCGTCTGCAACTCGGATTCGGGTGCGCAGTTGGCGGCGGGGGAAATCGGCGAGGTCCGCGTCCGCTCGCCTCAGATGATGGACGGCTATAACGGCGATCCGGAATTGACTGCACGAGTTCTTCGTGACGGCTGGTATTTCACCGGAGATATCGGCTCTCTCGACGAGCGAGGCTATTTGACTCTCTTGGGTCGGGTGGCCCACGTCATCAAGGTCGGTGGCGTCAAGGTTCATCCAATAGTTCTCGAGGCGGAAATTCTTTCCCACCCAGGTGTCCGGCACGCCGCCGTCTACGGCGTGCGAGACGAGGATGGAAGCGAGCATATCCACGCCGCAATCGAATGCGATCCGGCTGAGGTGGTCGAAGTAGAAGATATCCGCGCGAGAATTGCTGAGGCGCTGTCCCAGATTCACGTGCCCGAGAAGATACACATCTTGAGCACTCTGCCGATGAATAGCAACGGCAAGCCCGACAAGGTGCTCCTGAAATCGCAATATTCCTAG
- the purB gene encoding adenylosuccinate lyase — translation MTSAPAKPRIPNVLAGRYASTELATLWSPEQKVKLERQLWLAVLKAQKDLGIEVPDAAIADYERVLDTVDLASIAEREKVTRHDVKARIEEFNDLAGHEQVHKGMTSRDLTENVEQLQIRLSLELVRDRTVAVLARLAKLAAEYGELVMAGRSHNVAAQATTLGKRFATAADELLVAYGRIEELLGRYPLRGIKGPVGTAQDMLDLLGGDAAKLAELEDRIAGHLGFSQAFTSVGQVYPRSLDYEVVTALVQLAAAPSSLAKTIRLMAGHELVTEGFKPGQVGSSAMPHKMNTRSCERVNGLMVILRGYASMTGELAGDQWNEGDVSCSVVRRVALPDAFFALDGLLETFLTVLDEFGAFPAVVARELDRYLPFLATTKVLMGAVRAGVGREVAHEAIKENAVASALAMREQGAERNELLDKLAADERLPLDRAQLDALMADKLSFTGAAAAQVATVVGRVEEIVKQRPEAAGYTPGAIL, via the coding sequence GTGACTTCTGCGCCCGCCAAGCCCCGCATCCCGAACGTCCTCGCCGGACGCTACGCCTCCACCGAGCTCGCCACGCTCTGGTCCCCCGAACAGAAGGTGAAGCTGGAGCGTCAGCTCTGGCTCGCCGTGCTGAAGGCCCAGAAGGACCTCGGGATCGAGGTGCCGGACGCGGCGATCGCCGACTACGAACGCGTCCTCGACACCGTCGACCTGGCCTCCATCGCCGAGCGCGAGAAGGTCACGCGGCACGACGTGAAGGCGCGGATCGAGGAGTTCAACGACCTCGCCGGGCACGAGCAGGTCCACAAGGGCATGACGTCCCGCGACCTGACGGAGAACGTCGAGCAGCTCCAGATCCGGCTCTCGCTGGAGCTCGTCCGCGACCGTACGGTGGCCGTGCTGGCGCGGCTGGCCAAGCTGGCGGCCGAGTACGGCGAGCTGGTCATGGCCGGCCGCTCGCACAACGTGGCCGCGCAGGCCACCACCCTCGGCAAGCGGTTCGCCACCGCCGCCGACGAGCTGCTCGTGGCGTACGGCCGGATCGAGGAGCTGCTCGGCCGCTACCCGCTGCGCGGCATCAAGGGCCCGGTCGGCACCGCGCAGGACATGCTGGACCTGCTGGGCGGCGACGCCGCGAAGCTGGCCGAGCTGGAGGACCGGATCGCCGGTCACCTCGGCTTCTCGCAGGCGTTCACCTCCGTCGGCCAGGTCTACCCGCGGTCGCTGGACTACGAGGTCGTCACCGCGCTGGTGCAGCTGGCGGCGGCCCCCTCCTCGCTGGCGAAGACGATCCGGCTGATGGCCGGGCACGAGCTGGTGACCGAGGGCTTCAAGCCGGGCCAGGTCGGTTCCTCGGCGATGCCGCACAAGATGAACACCCGCTCCTGCGAGCGCGTCAACGGCCTGATGGTCATCCTGCGCGGCTACGCGTCGATGACCGGCGAGCTGGCGGGCGACCAGTGGAACGAGGGCGACGTGTCCTGCTCGGTGGTGCGCCGGGTCGCACTGCCGGACGCGTTCTTCGCGCTCGACGGTCTGCTGGAGACGTTCCTGACGGTGCTCGACGAGTTCGGCGCGTTCCCGGCGGTCGTCGCCCGCGAGCTGGACCGCTACCTGCCGTTCCTCGCCACCACCAAGGTGCTGATGGGCGCGGTGCGCGCGGGCGTGGGCCGGGAGGTCGCGCACGAGGCGATCAAGGAGAACGCCGTCGCCAGCGCCCTGGCCATGCGGGAGCAGGGCGCGGAGCGCAACGAGCTGCTCGACAAGCTGGCCGCCGACGAGCGCCTCCCGCTCGACCGCGCCCAGCTGGACGCGCTGATGGCCGACAAGCTGTCCTTCACGGGCGCGGCGGCCGCGCAGGTCGCCACGGTCGTCGGCCGGGTCGAGGAGATCGTGAAGCAGCGCCCGGAGGCGGCCGGCTACACCCCCGGAGCGATCCTCTGA
- the mug gene encoding G/U mismatch-specific DNA glycosylase, translating into MEAARDRLVPDVVAGGLRVLFCGINPGLMTAATGHHFARPGNRFWPVLHLSGFTPRLMKPAEQQELLSYGLGITNVVARATARADELGAEEYREGGRLLAEKVAALKPRWLAVVGVTAYRAAFDDRKAQVGPQERVFGDTRVWALPNPSGLNAHWTAATMAEEFARLRAAAQD; encoded by the coding sequence CTGGAGGCCGCCCGCGACCGTCTCGTACCGGACGTCGTCGCGGGCGGCCTGCGCGTGCTGTTCTGCGGCATCAACCCGGGGCTGATGACGGCGGCGACCGGCCACCACTTCGCCCGCCCGGGCAACCGCTTCTGGCCGGTGCTGCACCTGTCCGGCTTCACCCCGAGGCTGATGAAGCCCGCGGAGCAGCAGGAGCTGCTGTCGTACGGGCTGGGCATCACGAACGTGGTGGCGCGGGCGACCGCCCGGGCCGACGAGCTCGGCGCCGAGGAGTACCGCGAGGGCGGGCGGCTGCTGGCGGAGAAGGTGGCGGCGCTGAAGCCGCGCTGGCTGGCGGTGGTGGGCGTGACCGCCTACCGGGCGGCCTTCGACGACCGCAAGGCCCAAGTGGGTCCGCAGGAACGGGTCTTCGGGGACACGCGCGTGTGGGCGCTGCCGAACCCCAGCGGTCTGAACGCCCATTGGACGGCGGCGACGATGGCGGAGGAGTTCGCCCGGCTGCGGGCAGCGGCGCAGGACTGA